One window from the genome of Fulvivirga lutea encodes:
- a CDS encoding 4Fe-4S binding protein, with protein sequence MKAVKTFGLVLFLVGFGIFNATFFTANYQLTNQIITNQIGDQEKVSLFKSNSEVLDKTISSNFTFVSELEKTFEKINEVQLDKFSISDGEIDKIINANNESFSLESLAVLGDGELADYKRKTFNDYGNWLDGRTFNSKEEMKTQVSQVVENIKKYQIVNEKGFDQYKIKDLKYSLTKASAIGPVANNPTLFLVLTYVLCIIGAFLYIVPKINDGPPGIKNNGIFHSAMKNTGWLGILTGAFLIAFYIVLYFYPEYMTNWIIMVDPISQFLKGSDAGRFFLYGFIYTLCILVMGARMIIKYRHSKYQIVRTISVMFFQTAFAFLIPEILLRLNQPYFDFKNIWPLDYDFFFDNELDTLLASGSLGIFMLGWGIALIIIGVPVFVYFFGKRWYCSWVCGCGGLAETLGDPYRQLSDKSLKAWKVERWMIHSVLVFAVVMTGGVLYTYWTGNSQVFGFSTYDVRSVYGAWIGAGFAGVVGTGFYPLMGNRVWCRFGCPLAAYLGIIQRFKSRFRITTNGGQCISCGNCSTYCEMGIDVRWYAQRGQNIIRSSCVGCGVCSSVCPRGVLNLENKDPKGRFNEPILIGNNGVQIKK encoded by the coding sequence ATGAAGGCAGTTAAAACATTTGGGTTGGTTTTGTTTTTGGTAGGTTTTGGCATTTTTAATGCCACATTCTTTACGGCCAATTATCAATTAACCAATCAGATTATCACCAACCAAATTGGAGATCAGGAAAAGGTCTCGCTTTTCAAATCAAACAGTGAAGTGTTAGATAAGACAATCTCTTCCAACTTCACTTTTGTCAGTGAACTTGAGAAGACATTTGAAAAAATTAATGAAGTTCAATTAGATAAGTTTTCGATATCGGATGGAGAAATTGATAAAATCATCAATGCTAACAACGAGTCCTTTAGTCTGGAAAGTTTGGCTGTTTTAGGTGATGGCGAATTAGCTGATTACAAAAGAAAAACATTTAACGATTATGGCAATTGGTTAGACGGAAGAACCTTCAATTCCAAAGAAGAAATGAAGACTCAGGTGAGTCAGGTGGTTGAGAATATTAAAAAGTACCAAATCGTAAACGAAAAAGGGTTTGACCAATACAAAATCAAGGATCTTAAATATTCTTTGACCAAGGCTAGTGCCATTGGGCCAGTAGCTAATAATCCAACATTATTTCTTGTACTAACCTATGTTTTGTGCATTATTGGTGCCTTCCTCTACATCGTACCCAAAATCAATGATGGCCCTCCAGGAATAAAAAACAATGGCATTTTCCATAGTGCTATGAAGAATACTGGATGGCTTGGTATACTCACAGGAGCCTTTCTCATTGCATTTTATATTGTACTCTACTTCTATCCGGAATACATGACCAACTGGATCATCATGGTAGACCCAATCAGTCAGTTTTTGAAAGGTTCTGATGCCGGTAGGTTCTTTTTATATGGGTTCATTTACACGCTCTGCATATTGGTAATGGGCGCTAGAATGATCATCAAATATCGCCATTCGAAGTATCAGATTGTTCGCACAATTTCGGTAATGTTTTTCCAAACGGCCTTTGCTTTTTTAATACCTGAAATCCTACTTAGACTAAACCAACCTTATTTCGATTTCAAAAATATTTGGCCGTTAGACTATGACTTTTTCTTTGATAATGAGCTAGACACTCTTTTAGCCAGTGGTAGCTTAGGTATATTTATGCTAGGCTGGGGAATTGCCTTAATCATTATAGGAGTGCCTGTATTTGTTTATTTCTTTGGTAAAAGATGGTATTGCTCATGGGTATGCGGTTGCGGAGGCTTGGCCGAAACTTTAGGCGACCCATACAGACAACTATCAGATAAATCTTTAAAGGCCTGGAAAGTAGAGCGTTGGATGATACATTCTGTGCTGGTATTTGCCGTAGTTATGACTGGGGGCGTGTTATATACCTACTGGACAGGTAATAGCCAGGTTTTTGGATTTAGCACGTATGATGTTCGCTCAGTATATGGCGCCTGGATTGGTGCTGGCTTTGCAGGCGTAGTTGGTACCGGTTTCTATCCTTTAATGGGTAACAGAGTTTGGTGCCGATTCGGCTGTCCATTAGCCGCTTATTTAGGTATCATTCAACGGTTTAAATCAAGGTTTAGAATTACCACGAATGGCGGGCAATGCATCAGTTGCGGGAATTGCAGCACCTATTGCGAAATGGGAATTGATGTACGTTGGTATGCTCAAAGAGGTCAGAATATCATTCGTTCTTCGTGTGTGGGTTGTGGAGTTTGTTCATCGGTATGTCCACGCGGAGTTTTGAATCTTGAAAATAAAGATCCTAAAGGCAGATTTAATGAGCCCATTCTTATTGGTAATAACGGAGTTCAGATTAAGAAATAG